One window of the Syngnathoides biaculeatus isolate LvHL_M chromosome 11, ASM1980259v1, whole genome shotgun sequence genome contains the following:
- the LOC133509076 gene encoding complexin-2 isoform X2 has translation MNSEQLRQASRRCDEPRRLNATFTLAHPEEKQTWRRRLHASSSLTQPTRRKKPAGMDFVMKQALGGATKDMGKMLGGEEEKDPDAAKKEEERQEALRQQEEERKAKHARMEAEREKVRQSIRDKYGLKKKEEKEAEEKAALEQACEGSLTRPKKAVPRGCGGDDGDDDGGGGGILGTILKFLPGPLQDMFKK, from the exons ATGAACAGCGAGCAGTTGAGACAGGCCTCCCGACGCTGCGATGAACCACGACGCCTGAACGCAACCTTCACCCTT GCGCATCCAGAGGAAAAACAGACGTGGAGGCGGAGGCTACATGCGAGCTCCTCTTTGACACAACcgacaagaagaaaaaagccGGCCGGGATGGACTTTGTGATGAAACAAGCGCTGGGCG GTGCCACCAAAGACATGGGCAAGATGCTGGGCGGCGAGGAGGAGAAGGACCCCGACGCCGCCAAGAAGGAGGAAGAGCGCCAGGAGGCTCTCaggcagcaggaggaggaaaggAAGGCCAAACACGCCCGCATGGAGGCCGAGAGGGAGAAGGTCCGCCAGAGCATACGGGACAAG tACGGcttgaagaagaaagaagagaaggaggCGGAGGAGAAGGCGGCCTTGGAGCAGGCGTGCGAGGGCTCCCTGACGCGCCCCAAGAAGGCCGTCCCCAGGGGCTGCGGGGGCGacgacggcgacgacgacggcggcggcggcggcatcctGGGCACCATCCTCAAGTTCCTGCCCGGCCCGCTGCAGGACATGTTCAAGAAGTAG
- the LOC133509076 gene encoding complexin-2 isoform X3 — protein MDFVMKQALGGATKDMGKMLGGEEEKDPDAAKKEEERQEALRQQEEERKAKHARMEAEREKVRQSIRDKYGLKKKEEKEAEEKAALEQACEGSLTRPKKAVPRGCGGDDGDDDGGGGGILGTILKFLPGPLQDMFKK, from the exons ATGGACTTTGTGATGAAACAAGCGCTGGGCG GTGCCACCAAAGACATGGGCAAGATGCTGGGCGGCGAGGAGGAGAAGGACCCCGACGCCGCCAAGAAGGAGGAAGAGCGCCAGGAGGCTCTCaggcagcaggaggaggaaaggAAGGCCAAACACGCCCGCATGGAGGCCGAGAGGGAGAAGGTCCGCCAGAGCATACGGGACAAG tACGGcttgaagaagaaagaagagaaggaggCGGAGGAGAAGGCGGCCTTGGAGCAGGCGTGCGAGGGCTCCCTGACGCGCCCCAAGAAGGCCGTCCCCAGGGGCTGCGGGGGCGacgacggcgacgacgacggcggcggcggcggcatcctGGGCACCATCCTCAAGTTCCTGCCCGGCCCGCTGCAGGACATGTTCAAGAAGTAG
- the LOC133509076 gene encoding complexin-2 isoform X1 produces MNSEQLRQASRRCDEPRRLNATFTLQAHPEEKQTWRRRLHASSSLTQPTRRKKPAGMDFVMKQALGGATKDMGKMLGGEEEKDPDAAKKEEERQEALRQQEEERKAKHARMEAEREKVRQSIRDKYGLKKKEEKEAEEKAALEQACEGSLTRPKKAVPRGCGGDDGDDDGGGGGILGTILKFLPGPLQDMFKK; encoded by the exons ATGAACAGCGAGCAGTTGAGACAGGCCTCCCGACGCTGCGATGAACCACGACGCCTGAACGCAACCTTCACCCTT CAGGCGCATCCAGAGGAAAAACAGACGTGGAGGCGGAGGCTACATGCGAGCTCCTCTTTGACACAACcgacaagaagaaaaaagccGGCCGGGATGGACTTTGTGATGAAACAAGCGCTGGGCG GTGCCACCAAAGACATGGGCAAGATGCTGGGCGGCGAGGAGGAGAAGGACCCCGACGCCGCCAAGAAGGAGGAAGAGCGCCAGGAGGCTCTCaggcagcaggaggaggaaaggAAGGCCAAACACGCCCGCATGGAGGCCGAGAGGGAGAAGGTCCGCCAGAGCATACGGGACAAG tACGGcttgaagaagaaagaagagaaggaggCGGAGGAGAAGGCGGCCTTGGAGCAGGCGTGCGAGGGCTCCCTGACGCGCCCCAAGAAGGCCGTCCCCAGGGGCTGCGGGGGCGacgacggcgacgacgacggcggcggcggcggcatcctGGGCACCATCCTCAAGTTCCTGCCCGGCCCGCTGCAGGACATGTTCAAGAAGTAG